One genomic region from Solwaraspora sp. WMMD792 encodes:
- a CDS encoding TetR/AcrR family transcriptional regulator translates to MTGKQPTLRERTRRAVQRDIADAALQLFVSRGYDATTIDDIAAAVGMSQRSVFRYFPTKEDIVVGKFDLGADDMLANLRERPADEPVWTSLRRLFDIVDATADTSGQQQVSKPVQRVILETPALLAVYLRKLQSMQHAVVAVLRERAEAAGAPYAADDPTPGALAAAAFGCLVAAQHAWLASTTEHSLADYVDRAMAALSPR, encoded by the coding sequence AGCGGTGCAGCGCGACATCGCCGACGCGGCCTTGCAGCTCTTCGTGTCCCGGGGCTACGACGCCACCACGATCGACGACATCGCGGCGGCCGTCGGCATGTCCCAACGCAGCGTCTTCCGCTACTTCCCGACCAAGGAGGACATCGTCGTTGGCAAGTTCGACCTCGGTGCCGACGACATGCTCGCCAACCTGCGGGAGCGGCCGGCCGACGAACCCGTCTGGACGTCGCTACGCCGGCTGTTCGACATCGTGGACGCCACAGCAGACACGTCAGGCCAACAGCAGGTCAGCAAGCCCGTCCAGCGGGTGATCCTGGAGACGCCCGCGCTGCTCGCCGTCTACCTGCGCAAGCTGCAGAGCATGCAGCACGCCGTCGTCGCGGTGCTACGGGAGCGGGCCGAGGCCGCCGGCGCCCCGTACGCCGCCGACGACCCGACGCCGGGAGCGCTCGCCGCCGCCGCCTTCGGTTGCCTGGTCGCGGCGCAGCACGCCTGGCTGGCGTCCACGACCGAACACTCACTCGCCGACTACGTCGACCGGGCGATGGCGGCCCTCAGCCCGCGATAG
- a CDS encoding Smr/MutS family protein, translating to MKIKLDLHDIYNRGQDIDRALRGVIDEAVAKKATLVEIIPGKGSGQLKKRVLRFLDQKDVKQLYHRVEKDSKNFGRLFVHFRWK from the coding sequence GTGAAGATCAAACTGGACCTGCACGACATCTACAACCGTGGCCAGGACATCGATCGGGCGCTGCGGGGTGTCATCGACGAGGCGGTGGCCAAGAAGGCCACCCTCGTCGAGATCATCCCCGGTAAGGGCTCCGGCCAGCTGAAGAAGCGGGTGCTGCGGTTCCTCGACCAGAAGGACGTCAAGCAGCTCTACCACCGGGTGGAGAAGGACTCGAAGAACTTCGGTCGACTTTTCGTCCATTTTCGATGGAAGTGA
- the nhaA gene encoding Na+/H+ antiporter NhaA translates to MTDPTPTKASGSGDKSGSSEKSDSTRPPESRRPFQLSSWAEAKFIGDVLRTETVGGGLLLLGAVIALIWANSPWGDAYTDLGQFVPWPGGAPLHLDVDLAHWAADGLLAIFFFVVGLELKREFVAGELRSPRRAALPVIAAVGGMAMPALIYVLINLNTGDSALRGWAIPTATDIAFALAVLAVIGSHLPQGLRAFLLTLAVVDDLLAITIIAFFYTEQVNFLALAGSLLPLLAFALLLRFGRTWWWALIPLAAITWTLMHASGVHATIAGVLLGFMVPVLPRKGEQHGMAEHFEHRWRPISAGFAVPVFAFFAAGVSLRDGGIGSVLTDPVAIGVIAGLVLGKTIGILGATGLMTRFTRADLGGLKWVDLLGVSLLAGIGFTVSLLIGELAFGAGSDRDAHVKAAVLIGSLTAALLAAIVLSRRNKVYRRISEQERQDRDGDGIPDIYQQLPQPTPDDDRR, encoded by the coding sequence ATGACCGACCCGACCCCCACCAAGGCCTCCGGATCCGGCGACAAGTCCGGATCGAGTGAAAAGTCGGACTCAACCAGGCCGCCGGAGTCCCGGCGTCCGTTCCAGCTCTCCTCCTGGGCGGAAGCCAAGTTCATCGGCGACGTGCTCCGCACCGAGACCGTCGGCGGCGGGCTGCTGCTGCTCGGCGCGGTCATCGCGCTGATCTGGGCCAACTCACCGTGGGGTGACGCCTACACCGACCTGGGCCAGTTCGTGCCCTGGCCCGGCGGGGCACCGCTGCACCTGGACGTCGACCTGGCGCACTGGGCGGCGGACGGCCTGTTGGCGATCTTCTTCTTCGTGGTCGGTCTGGAACTCAAACGCGAATTCGTCGCCGGTGAACTGCGCAGCCCACGCCGGGCCGCGCTGCCGGTGATCGCCGCGGTCGGCGGCATGGCCATGCCGGCGCTCATCTACGTACTGATCAACCTCAACACCGGCGACAGCGCGCTGCGCGGCTGGGCGATCCCCACCGCCACCGACATCGCGTTCGCCCTCGCCGTGCTCGCCGTCATCGGCTCCCACCTGCCGCAGGGCCTGCGCGCCTTCCTGCTCACCCTGGCCGTCGTCGACGACCTGCTGGCGATCACCATCATCGCGTTCTTCTACACCGAACAGGTCAACTTCCTGGCCCTGGCCGGCTCCCTGCTGCCGCTGCTCGCCTTCGCGCTGCTGCTGCGGTTCGGCAGGACCTGGTGGTGGGCGCTGATCCCACTGGCCGCCATCACCTGGACGCTGATGCACGCCTCCGGCGTACACGCCACCATCGCCGGCGTACTGCTCGGCTTCATGGTGCCGGTGCTGCCCCGCAAGGGCGAGCAGCACGGCATGGCCGAGCACTTCGAACACCGGTGGCGGCCGATCTCCGCCGGCTTCGCCGTGCCGGTCTTCGCCTTCTTCGCCGCCGGGGTGTCGCTGCGGGACGGCGGCATCGGGTCGGTGCTGACCGATCCGGTGGCGATCGGCGTGATCGCCGGTCTGGTCCTCGGCAAGACGATCGGCATCCTGGGCGCCACCGGGCTGATGACCCGCTTCACCCGCGCCGACCTGGGCGGGCTGAAATGGGTCGACCTGCTCGGGGTGTCCCTGCTGGCCGGCATCGGGTTCACCGTCTCGCTGCTGATCGGCGAGCTGGCGTTCGGCGCCGGCAGCGACCGTGACGCACACGTCAAGGCGGCCGTCCTGATCGGCTCGCTGACCGCGGCGCTGCTCGCCGCCATCGTCCTCAGCCGGCGCAACAAGGTCTACCGGCGGATCTCCGAACAGGAACGGCAGGACCGCGACGGCGACGGGATCCCGGACATCTACCAGCAGCTGCCGCAACCGACACCGGACGACGACCGCCGCTGA
- a CDS encoding asparagine synthase-related protein: MGGRQEGVDQLALACTPHDLQQTGRYLDDRAAIVARWSDGDRAATRSPYSATRSPHYAATADAVAVSCTAQPDLLDLYRRHGTAAVTRLTGDFAIAVWDRDRNQLLLAADRTGERTLYWRLSGGQLTFASQLRALLADPRTSQELDPVALHHYLTYRYVPAPWTIYAGIRKLPPGTSLTWADGRVTTRRYWTIDAAAGPSAPGVDQAAEQLRGRLVDAVRSRLPATGSPHVLLSGGISATLVAAAVTRSTSVRTHTCSVGFGEPRLDQRAAARAVARALGTEHQEYLVTGLDPAVPQQIAGLFDEPFASPAAIPAYLVARYAGVRRAEAFCGLGGALLYGGFPHHLLLGWLNGWPQRPAGLPGLQRAGAALVRRSMAGTPVRRFGRLLEVAGCPPPTRYARIVAECSAEQKNALYLARLRDELADVDSGLLAEAAYLASSGDSQAARMTDADLLGYLPGDVLARWSTVSAGAGLRLQAPLLDHRLIEWAAGLPASWKVPGRRRNLARRTAAGWLPGRVVTSDPVDARPPLASWLRAELRELARDLLTDRTFQDRGLFQPAAVRRLLDEHQAGLDHAGEIYTLLQLELWLRHRTGSVRDPALAGQRDMTLEESGYGRTGAGGCPAAASPTGDLR; this comes from the coding sequence GTGGGTGGCCGCCAAGAGGGCGTCGACCAACTCGCCCTGGCCTGCACCCCGCACGACCTTCAGCAGACCGGTCGCTACCTGGACGACCGCGCGGCGATCGTCGCCCGCTGGTCCGACGGCGACCGGGCGGCGACCCGGTCGCCGTACTCCGCGACCCGGTCGCCGCACTACGCGGCCACGGCGGACGCGGTCGCGGTCAGCTGCACTGCCCAACCCGACCTGCTCGACCTGTACCGGCGGCACGGTACGGCGGCTGTCACCAGGCTGACCGGCGACTTCGCGATCGCGGTCTGGGACCGCGACCGGAACCAGCTGCTGCTGGCGGCCGACCGGACCGGAGAGCGGACGCTGTACTGGCGGCTCAGCGGTGGCCAGCTGACCTTCGCCTCGCAGCTGCGGGCGTTGCTGGCCGATCCCCGTACCAGCCAGGAGCTCGACCCGGTCGCACTGCACCACTACCTGACCTACCGGTACGTCCCCGCGCCGTGGACGATCTACGCCGGCATCCGCAAGCTTCCCCCGGGCACGTCGCTGACCTGGGCGGACGGGCGGGTCACCACCCGTCGCTACTGGACAATCGACGCCGCTGCCGGGCCGTCGGCACCGGGCGTCGACCAGGCCGCCGAGCAGCTCCGCGGGCGGCTGGTCGACGCCGTGCGCTCCCGGCTGCCGGCCACCGGGTCGCCGCACGTGCTGCTCTCCGGCGGGATCAGCGCCACGCTGGTCGCGGCCGCCGTGACCCGCAGCACCAGCGTCAGGACGCACACCTGCTCCGTCGGGTTCGGCGAACCCCGGCTCGACCAGCGGGCGGCGGCGCGAGCCGTCGCCCGGGCGCTCGGCACCGAGCACCAGGAGTATCTGGTGACCGGGCTCGACCCGGCCGTACCGCAGCAGATCGCCGGCCTGTTCGACGAACCGTTCGCCAGCCCGGCCGCGATCCCGGCCTACCTGGTCGCCCGGTACGCCGGGGTGCGGCGGGCGGAGGCGTTCTGCGGCCTCGGCGGTGCCCTGCTGTACGGCGGGTTCCCGCACCACCTGCTGCTCGGCTGGCTCAACGGCTGGCCGCAGCGGCCGGCCGGACTGCCGGGGTTGCAGCGGGCCGGGGCCGCGTTGGTGCGGCGGAGCATGGCCGGGACCCCGGTGCGCCGGTTCGGCCGGCTGCTGGAGGTCGCCGGCTGCCCACCGCCGACCCGGTACGCGCGGATCGTCGCCGAGTGCAGCGCCGAGCAGAAGAATGCCCTCTACCTGGCGCGGCTGCGCGACGAACTCGCCGACGTGGACAGCGGCCTGCTGGCCGAGGCGGCCTACCTCGCCTCGTCGGGGGACTCCCAGGCGGCCCGGATGACCGATGCGGACCTGCTCGGATACCTGCCCGGCGACGTACTCGCCCGGTGGTCGACGGTGTCGGCCGGCGCGGGACTACGGCTGCAGGCGCCGTTACTCGACCACCGACTGATCGAGTGGGCGGCCGGCCTGCCGGCATCGTGGAAGGTGCCGGGGCGGCGGCGGAACCTGGCGCGGCGGACGGCGGCCGGCTGGTTGCCGGGCCGGGTGGTCACGTCCGATCCGGTGGACGCCCGGCCGCCGCTGGCCAGCTGGCTGCGAGCCGAGCTGCGCGAACTCGCCCGGGACCTGCTCACCGACCGGACCTTCCAGGACCGTGGCCTGTTCCAGCCGGCTGCGGTCCGCCGGCTGCTCGACGAGCACCAGGCCGGGCTCGACCACGCCGGCGAGATCTACACGTTGCTTCAACTCGAACTCTGGCTGCGGCACCGGACGGGGTCGGTGAGAGACCCCGCACTTGCTGGTCAGCGCGACATGACCTTGGAAGAATCGGGGTACGGCAGAACCGGTGCCGGAGGTTGCCCGGCGGCGGCGTCGCCAACCGGAGACCTTCGGTAA
- a CDS encoding ABC-F family ATP-binding cassette domain-containing protein: protein MSATLIARDLSAGHGDRQLFTGLDLVVAPGDVIGLVGANGAGKSTLLRILAGVDTPESGTVTLGPPTATVGLLPQEPQRRPGESVRDYLARRTGVAAAQQAMDAAAEALATGQPGADDTYAVALERWLDLGGADLAERAEQVVADLGLTVTLDQPTTALSGGQAARAQLASLLLSRYDVVLLDEPTNDLDLAGLARLEQFVTGLRAGAVVVSHDREFLARTVTRVVELDLAQQQVNHYGGGYEAYLAEREVARRHAREAYEEYADTRAGLETRARTQRAWMEKGVRNARRKATDNDKFIPHLRGETSEKQAAKARQTERMIERLEVVEEPRKEWELRMEIAAAPRAGAVVAVLRRAVVRRGGFTLGPVDLQIDWADRVAITGPNGSGKSTLLGALLGRLPLASGESWLGPGVVVGEIDQARQLFLRDEPVLDAFRAAADLAPAEARTVLAKFGLRADHVLRPAATLSPGERTRTALALLQARGVNLLVLDEPTNHLDLPAIEQLESALASFTGTLLLVTHDRRMLESVRLTRRITLDGDGPALRSLLDLSLD from the coding sequence ATGAGCGCCACGTTGATCGCCAGAGACCTGTCCGCCGGGCACGGTGACCGGCAGCTCTTCACCGGGCTGGACCTCGTCGTCGCGCCCGGCGACGTGATCGGTCTGGTCGGCGCGAACGGTGCCGGCAAGTCGACGCTGCTGCGAATCCTGGCCGGGGTGGACACGCCCGAATCGGGCACGGTCACGCTCGGCCCGCCGACCGCCACCGTCGGGCTGCTGCCGCAGGAGCCGCAGCGCCGACCGGGCGAGTCGGTACGCGACTACCTGGCCCGCCGGACCGGGGTGGCGGCGGCGCAGCAGGCGATGGACGCCGCCGCCGAGGCGCTGGCCACCGGCCAGCCCGGTGCCGACGACACCTACGCGGTGGCGCTGGAACGCTGGCTGGATCTCGGCGGTGCCGACCTGGCCGAACGCGCCGAGCAGGTGGTCGCCGACCTGGGTCTGACGGTGACGTTGGACCAGCCGACGACGGCGCTCTCCGGCGGCCAGGCGGCCCGCGCCCAGCTCGCGTCGCTGCTGCTCAGCCGCTACGACGTGGTGCTGCTCGACGAGCCGACCAACGATCTGGACCTGGCCGGGCTGGCCCGGCTGGAGCAGTTCGTCACCGGACTGCGCGCCGGTGCCGTGGTGGTGTCGCACGACCGGGAGTTCCTGGCCCGTACGGTCACCCGGGTGGTCGAGCTGGATCTGGCCCAGCAGCAGGTCAACCACTACGGCGGCGGGTACGAGGCGTACCTGGCCGAGCGGGAGGTGGCCCGCCGGCACGCCCGGGAGGCGTACGAGGAGTACGCCGACACCCGGGCCGGGCTGGAAACCCGCGCCCGTACCCAGCGCGCCTGGATGGAGAAAGGCGTCCGCAACGCGCGGCGCAAGGCCACCGACAACGACAAGTTCATCCCCCACCTGCGGGGCGAGACGTCGGAGAAGCAGGCGGCGAAGGCGCGGCAGACCGAGCGGATGATCGAGCGGCTGGAGGTCGTCGAGGAGCCGCGCAAGGAGTGGGAGCTGCGGATGGAGATCGCCGCCGCGCCCCGGGCCGGCGCGGTGGTCGCGGTGCTGCGCCGGGCGGTGGTACGCCGAGGCGGGTTCACCCTCGGCCCGGTGGATCTGCAGATCGACTGGGCGGACCGGGTGGCGATCACCGGGCCGAACGGGTCCGGCAAGTCGACGCTGCTCGGCGCGCTGCTGGGGCGGCTGCCGCTGGCCTCGGGCGAGTCGTGGCTCGGCCCCGGGGTGGTGGTCGGCGAGATCGACCAGGCCCGCCAACTGTTCCTGCGCGACGAGCCGGTGTTGGACGCGTTCCGGGCGGCGGCCGACCTGGCCCCCGCCGAGGCCCGTACGGTGCTGGCGAAGTTCGGGCTGCGGGCCGACCACGTGCTGCGTCCGGCGGCCACCCTGTCGCCGGGCGAGCGGACCCGTACGGCGTTGGCGTTGCTGCAGGCGCGCGGGGTGAATCTGCTGGTCCTCGACGAGCCGACGAACCATCTGGATCTGCCGGCGATCGAGCAGTTGGAGTCGGCGCTGGCGTCGTTCACCGGCACGTTGCTGCTGGTCACGCACGACCGGCGAATGTTGGAGTCGGTGCGGCTGACCCGGCGGATCACGCTGGACGGCGACGGCCCCGCACTCCGGTCGCTGCTGGACCTGTCCCTCGACTAG
- a CDS encoding ROK family protein — MISTLAIDCGGGGIKASVLDEAGTMRARPLRVPTPYPLPPKRFVDTLRGLSDQLPAADRVTVGMPGMIRHGVVVATPHYVTKAGPRTKVDPGLFAEWSGFDARAALGAAFDLPVLVLNDAEVHGAGVVAGTGCELVLTLGTGLGCALFDGGRLAPHLELSQAPVRWGQSYDTYVGEHERRRLGDAFWSRRVRGVVDGLRPVFCWDRLYLGGGNSRLIRPEQVARMGDDVVVVPNTAGIVGGVRAWTLIRP, encoded by the coding sequence ATGATTTCCACGCTGGCGATCGACTGCGGCGGCGGCGGCATCAAGGCGTCCGTACTCGACGAGGCCGGCACCATGCGGGCCCGGCCGCTGCGGGTGCCGACCCCGTACCCGCTGCCGCCGAAACGCTTCGTCGACACCCTGCGCGGGTTGAGTGACCAGCTGCCGGCGGCCGACCGGGTCACCGTCGGGATGCCCGGCATGATCCGGCACGGGGTGGTGGTCGCCACCCCGCACTATGTGACGAAGGCCGGTCCGCGGACCAAGGTCGACCCGGGACTGTTCGCCGAATGGTCCGGCTTCGATGCCCGTGCGGCGCTCGGCGCCGCCTTCGACCTGCCGGTGCTGGTGCTCAACGACGCCGAGGTGCACGGCGCCGGGGTGGTCGCCGGCACCGGCTGCGAACTGGTCCTGACCCTCGGCACCGGGCTCGGCTGCGCGCTGTTCGACGGCGGCCGGCTCGCCCCGCACCTGGAGCTGTCCCAGGCGCCGGTGCGCTGGGGGCAGAGCTACGACACCTACGTCGGCGAGCACGAACGCCGCCGGCTCGGCGACGCGTTCTGGTCCCGGCGGGTACGCGGCGTCGTCGACGGTCTGCGACCGGTGTTCTGCTGGGACCGGCTCTACCTCGGCGGCGGCAACTCGCGGCTGATCCGGCCCGAGCAGGTGGCCCGGATGGGCGACGACGTGGTGGTGGTGCCGAACACGGCCGGCATCGTCGGCGGCGTACGGGCCTGGACGCTGATCCGACCCTGA
- a CDS encoding tetratricopeptide repeat protein, whose product MDLLEEYRRANLYFESGDPSGAARLLEPIIAAEPDNSAVRQLLARSYFKSAQLGRAEEQLRELIDRDPSDHYAHHVLGRTLERLGRPSQALRHLRLAAAMRSEHSDYLAALRRVEAKVNGRAS is encoded by the coding sequence ATGGATCTGTTGGAGGAGTACCGCCGGGCGAACCTGTACTTCGAGTCCGGCGATCCATCCGGGGCGGCCCGGTTGCTGGAGCCGATCATCGCCGCCGAGCCCGACAACTCGGCGGTCCGCCAGCTGCTGGCCCGCTCCTACTTCAAGTCTGCGCAGCTCGGCCGGGCCGAGGAGCAGCTGCGCGAGCTGATCGACCGCGACCCGAGTGACCACTACGCCCATCACGTGCTGGGCCGTACCCTGGAACGGCTCGGTCGGCCGTCGCAGGCACTGCGGCACCTGCGGCTCGCCGCCGCCATGCGTTCCGAGCATTCGGACTACCTGGCCGCGCTGCGCCGGGTCGAGGCGAAGGTCAACGGAAGGGCGTCGTGA